The genomic DNA CCACGAATACCCAGATGAAGATGGTAGCTGCACCGATGATCTGGCCGGAGAAGGACACATCAGCGTTGGTAACCGGTACCAGCAGCAGACCCAGCAGACCAACCACACCGTGGACGGAGATGGCACCGACCGGATCGTCGATCTTCAGCTTGTCCAGAGTCAGGATGCTGAACACGACCAGCACACCACCAGCGGCACCGAACAGGGTAGCCAACAGCGGAGTCGGAGTGGACGGCTCGGCAGTGATGGCAACCAGGCCAGCCAGGGCACCGTTGAGCAGCATGGTCAGGTCAGCCTTGCCGAACAGGATGCGGCCAACGATCAGGGCAGCAACCGCACCACCCGCAGCAGCGGCGTTGGTGTTCAGGAAGACCATGGCCACAGAGTGTGCGTTGGCAGCATCACCCAGCTTCAGTACGGAACCACCGTTGAAGCCGAACCAGCCCATCCACAGGATGAAGGTACCCAGGGTAGCCAGCGGCAGGTTGGCACCGGGGATAGCGTGCACTTCACCGTTCGGGCCGTACTTGCCTTTACGGGCACCCAGCAGCAGTACACCTGCCAGGGCAGCAGCCGCACCGGCCATGTGCACGATGCCGGAACCGGCGAAGTCAGAGAAGCCCAGGTCGCCCAGGTTGTACAGACCGAATACGTCGGCACCACCCCAGGTCCAGGAGCCTTCCAGCGGGTAGATCACACCGGTCATGACCACTGCGAAAGCCAGGAAGGCCCACAGCTTCATGCGCTCGGCAACCGCACCGGAGACAATGGACATGGCTGTCGCCACGAACACCACCTGGAAGAAGAAGTCAGACGCGCCGGAATATACGGAATCACCGTCGAAACCGTTCTCCGCAGAGGCACTCAGCACACCGGCCAGATCGAAGGCTTCGATACCGTCCAGGAAGATGCCGCCGCCGTACATGATGGCGTAACCACACACCAGGTACATGATGCAGCTAATGGCAAACAGCGCCACGTTTTTGGTCAGGATTTCGGTGGTGTTTTTGGCACGCACCAGACCGGCTTCCAGCATGGCAAAACCGGCAGCCATCCACATTACCAATGCGCCACACACCAGAAAGTAAAAGGTGTCCATGGCGTACTGAAGTTCAAAAATTTGATTTTCCACAATGCAACCCTCCGAAAATGGAAGCGTGTTCTCTAAACCCTGGCATGGGTCGATTTACAACACGGTAAAACTTAAATCGCGTCCTCACCGGTCTCGCCGGTACGGATACGAATGGCTTGCTCCAGGGAGGTGACAAAGATCTTGCCGTCACCAATCTTGCCGGTATTGGCAGCTTTCGCGATGGCTTCAATCACCTGATCCAGAGAGGACTCGGCGATGGCCACCTCGATTTTTACCTTGGGCAGAAAATCCACCACGTACTCGGCACCCCGGTACAGCTCGGTGTGACCTTTCTGGCGTCCAAAGCCTTTCACCTCGGTAACGGTGATGCCTTGCACGCCGATCTCGGAGAGTGCTTCACGCACGTCATCCAATTTGAACGGCTTAATTACGGCAGTAACCAGTTTCATTTCATTCTCCTCAGCTTTCACCGCGTCCGGTGTCGTCCGTTTCACTTCGAGCCCCGTTATGGTTCCCGATCCACAGTATGCTCGAACGCTCTGACCCAACAAGTGCACGACCCATGCCAGTTTTAGAAAATCATGCATTTTCAGTGGGTTATACCCCGATCCCGATTCAGGAAACGGGCTCGGCGCGCCATTATAGCGCACCACCTTGGGGCGGGTTCCAACTTGGTGCAACGCCTCTGCCCTGCACCGCCGGTGCCGCGCCCCCGGACACCGTGCTACCATCCGCCCACCAATACAAGGACCGCCGCCAAAGACCGCATTCCCGGCGGCCCGGGCCCACCAGTGCCCCTTGTCCCCGATGGAGATTCGAGATGCCTGATCAACCCTTTATCGACCGCCTGATGGCCGACATCAGCGGTCGCCTGCCCACCGATCTGGGCGGCCTGCGCAACGAAGTGGAGCGCAATGTGCGCAGCGTGCTGGCAGAAGCCGTCAGCCGCCTGGATCTGATTACCCGGGAGGAGTTCGATATTCAGCAGCAGGTGTTAATGCGCACCCGGGAAAAGCTGGAAGCGCTGGAGAAGCAGGTGGCGGAGCTGGAGAAAACCACGGACGCCTGACGCCCGGTATTTTTCCGTAGGCGCCATGCTCGCATGACGCCTACGAAAGTCCGATTTCCTACATCTGCCGCTGCCAACCTCGCACACGTACCTCGCCCCCCTCCCCGTACACTGCCTCGCACACCCTGAATTCTGCGAGGCAACGTGACACACGCATTGCTGTACAGCCGCTCGCCAGTGGGCATCCAGGCGCGTGAGGTGCGGGTGGAAACCCATCTGGCGCCGGGACTCCCCGCCTTTACCATTGTCGGCATGGGTGACACCGCGGTGCGGGAAAGCCGTGACCGGGTACGTTCGGCACTGGTCAACAGCGGCTTTGAGTTTCCCCAGCGGCGCATCACCGTGAGCCTGGCTCCGGCAGATCTGCCCAAGGATGGTGGTCGGTTTGATCTGCCCATTGCCCTGGGCATCTTGCTGGCCAGTGGCCAGCTCGGAAAGCTGGACAGCAACCAATACGAATTTATCGGTGAGTTGGCATTAAATGGCGCCCTGAGCCCGGTGCCCGGCATGCTGCCCTGCGCCCTGGCCTGCCAGCCCACTGGCCGCACCCTGATCGTTCCCCGCGACAACGCGGATGAAGCTGCCCTGGCAGGTGCCCACACCGTGGCCGGTGACCAACTTGCCCAGGTGGCAGCCCATTTGGTGGGCCAGTCTCCTTTGCCATTCCACGATCACCCGGCACCGGAAACCACCACTTATGAGGGCGGCTGCCTCTCCGAAATCCGCGGCCAGGCCGCTGCCAAGCGGATATTGGAGATTGCCGCCGCTGGCGGCCATTCCCTGTTGCTCAGCGGCCCTCCCGGCGCCGGTAAAAGCATGCTCGCCTCACGACTGCCGGGTCTGGTGCCGCCATTGCACCCGAAACAGGCACTGGAAGTAGCGGCCATTCATTCCCTGAAGCAACCCCGCCCGGCCCGCCTGTTTCATCAACGCCCCTACCGGGCGCCCCACCACACGGCTTCGGCCACCGCCCTGGTGGGCGGCGGCAGCCATCCGCGCCCGGGAGAAATTTCCCTGGCTCACCACGGCATCCTGTTTCTTGATGAGTTGCCGGAATTCGACCGACGGGTGCTGGAGGTATTACGCGAACCGCTGGAAACCGGAGAGGTGAGTATTGCCCGTGCCGTCCAGCAGCTGACCTTTCCGGCCCGCTTTCAACTGATCGCCGCCATGAACCCCTGCCCCTGCGGGTATCTGGGCGACCCGGAAAAGGGATGCGGCTATCGTTGCGACAAGGCCAAACGCTATCAGAACAAGCTGTCGGGCCCCTTGCTGGACCGCATTGACCTGCACCTGGACGTGCCCGCGGTGGAAGCCCGGGAATTGCTCGGTGATCGGCAGGGGGAAACCAGTGACACGGTCCGCGCCCGGGTCCGCCAGGCCTGGCAACGGCAATGGCAACGCCAGCGACGGCTGAACCGGGAACTGGGCAGCGATGATCTGGACCCGCTGCTACGCCACCACCGGGACTGGCTGGCCAACGTCATGACCCGCATGGGATTGTCCGCCCGCGCCCTGCACCGCAGCGCCCGGGTGGCACGGACTATCGCCGACCTGGCCGGGACAGACACCGTCGACCGGGACCATCTACGCGAAGCCCTGAGCTACCGGCAAACGGTAGCGGATACCCAATAACCCAACCCGGATTTGCTGCCGCCACCGCGCTGCCAGTCAGCCAGCGATCAGTATCGCCACCAGCGCAGCCAGCAAAGACAGTGGCACGATGATAATCGCGCTCTTGAGGCATTTCTCCATATAGAGATGCCTAGTGTATTGATCCAGCATGATGCATTTCCCCACAACCCGTTAAAATGACAACCGCGCGACTACCCCCGTAGAACTGCGCTTTTCTTTTTTTATTGTTCCTGACTCGCCCCGGCCCATTGCCAGACAGGGGCCGATTCGCGGCCGACCGTTCTGACTGTCACCTGGTCCGAAGAAATTCGCGACCTGAGTCACATCAATTTTTTGCAGATTATCACAGTTATGAAAAAACAAGCACTGGAAGATTGACATTATCTTGCAGCCAGAATTGACCGTAGAGAACAGCAGGAAAACTGCGGGGCATCGATATGATCGGCAGGGGCAGGCGCGGCGTCCGGGCAGCCCGGTTACACGCCCGAAGGCGGGGTCACATCAGCGGCACAACCAGGAAAAGGGTTGCCTGCCAATGCATTTCCTGGCGGCTTTCAGCCGTTAACAGGGTGTGCCCTGCCGCCTCGCCCGAAGGACGGCACGCGGCGGCAGGGACGGGGTTAACCCCACTGGAAGAAATCGCGTTTCTCTTTCAGGTAGAACCGTGACAGCACCATCTTGTGTACTTCGCTGGCGCCGTCCACCAGGCGCGCCTGGCGGGCGTAGCGGTAGATCCACTCCAGCAGGGTGTCCTTGGAATAGCCACGGGCACCGCACAGCTGGATCGCGGTATCGGCGGCCTTATGCAGGGTGTCGGCCACGTGGATCTTGGCCATGGAAATTTCCTTTTTGGCAAAGTCCCCCTGGTCCAGTTTCCAGGCGGCCTGCATGGTGAGCAGACGCCCCACTTCGATGTCCTTGGCCACGTCACCCAACATCCACTGCACGCCTTCGTGCTCGGCGAGAGTAGTACCGAAGCTCATGCGGTTTTCCACATAGTCGGCCGCTTCTTCCATACAACGCTTGGCCAGGCCCAGCCAGCGCATGCAGTGCGTCAGGCGGGCGGTGCCGAGACGAATCTGGGTGACTTTCAGGCCATCGCCCACTTCCAACAGACGGTTCTGATCGGGAATCACCAGGCCATCGAACTTCAGTTCGCAGTGACCACCGTGCTCTTCCGGCCCCATGATCGGGATACGGCGCACCAATTCCCAGCCAGGCTGGTCCGCATCAAACAGGAAGGCAGTGAGCCCCTTGCGCGGGTCGTCACTGGTCTTGGCGATCAGAATAAACGTTTGCGCACCTTCTGCCCCGGTGATGAACCACTTCCGGCCCTTGATGATCCAGTTGTCACCGTCCCTGGTGGCGGAGGTATAGGTCAGAGACGGGTCGGAGCCACAGCCACCATCGGGCTCAGTCATGGCAAAGGCGGAACGCACCTTGCCGTCGATCATGGGCTGTAACCAGCGTTCTTTCTGCTCGTCGTTGAGGATCTTGTTGAGCAGGATCATGGTGCCGTCATCCGGCGGCGCACAGTTGAATACCACCGGGCCGAACGGACTGCGAGCGGCTTCTTCATAGAGCACCGCCATACCGGCCACGCCCACATCCAGGCCGCCGCGCGCTTTCGGTAACTGGAAGCCCCACAGGCCAGCCTCTTTGGCTTTTTCTCGCAGGGCGTCGACCACGCTTTCCTTGAAGTTTTCATGGTCGTCGTAATTGGCCTTGTCGTTTTCCAGCGGCATGATTTCCGCTTCCACAAACGCCGCCACTTTGCGGCGCAGGCTTTCCAGCTCCGGGCTCAGGGAAAAATCCATGATCTGTCCTCGGTGAATTCAGTTAGAGAGTGTTGCAGAGATGACCGCCGTCCACTGCGATCACCGAACCGGTCATGTAGGACGACGCATCGGACGCCAGCAGCAACAGGGGACCGACCAGTTCGTCAATCTGCCCCAGGCGTCGATAGGGAATGCGCTTGAGCATTTTTTCCGCCAGCGGGCTGTTGAAGAAATCCCGGTTGATATCGGTTTCCACGTAGCCGGGGCAGATGGCATTGCAGCGGATGTGGTAGCGGGCAAAGTCCAGCGCCAGGGATTTGGTGAGCTGCACCACCGCCGCCTTGGAGGCAGTATAGGGCGCCACCCGGCCACCCACACGCAGGCCGAGAATGGAGGCAATATTGATCAGGCTGCCCGGACGCCCGTCACGCTTCCATTGCTGGATAGCGAACTTGGAGACGGCCCAGACACCCTTCAGGTTGGTATCTACCACCGCATCCCAGTCTTCCTCGCTGAGTTCGTCGGTGGGGCCTTCATGGGACACACCCGCATTGTTGACCACCACATCCACCGCCGGCATATCGGCAAAGGCGGCCTCCACACTGCTGTAGTCACTCACGTCCATGGGCACCACGGTGGCCTCACGGCCCAGTTCCCGTACCGCCTCGGCGGTGG from Alcanivorax sp. includes the following:
- a CDS encoding ammonium transporter, whose protein sequence is MENQIFELQYAMDTFYFLVCGALVMWMAAGFAMLEAGLVRAKNTTEILTKNVALFAISCIMYLVCGYAIMYGGGIFLDGIEAFDLAGVLSASAENGFDGDSVYSGASDFFFQVVFVATAMSIVSGAVAERMKLWAFLAFAVVMTGVIYPLEGSWTWGGADVFGLYNLGDLGFSDFAGSGIVHMAGAAAALAGVLLLGARKGKYGPNGEVHAIPGANLPLATLGTFILWMGWFGFNGGSVLKLGDAANAHSVAMVFLNTNAAAAGGAVAALIVGRILFGKADLTMLLNGALAGLVAITAEPSTPTPLLATLFGAAGGVLVVFSILTLDKLKIDDPVGAISVHGVVGLLGLLLVPVTNADVSFSGQIIGAATIFIWVFVASLIVWGILKAVMGIRVSEEDEYEGMDIADCGMEAYPEFVKG
- the glnK gene encoding P-II family nitrogen regulator — translated: MKLVTAVIKPFKLDDVREALSEIGVQGITVTEVKGFGRQKGHTELYRGAEYVVDFLPKVKIEVAIAESSLDQVIEAIAKAANTGKIGDGKIFVTSLEQAIRIRTGETGEDAI
- a CDS encoding accessory factor UbiK family protein, with amino-acid sequence MPDQPFIDRLMADISGRLPTDLGGLRNEVERNVRSVLAEAVSRLDLITREEFDIQQQVLMRTREKLEALEKQVAELEKTTDA
- a CDS encoding YifB family Mg chelatase-like AAA ATPase, whose product is MTHALLYSRSPVGIQAREVRVETHLAPGLPAFTIVGMGDTAVRESRDRVRSALVNSGFEFPQRRITVSLAPADLPKDGGRFDLPIALGILLASGQLGKLDSNQYEFIGELALNGALSPVPGMLPCALACQPTGRTLIVPRDNADEAALAGAHTVAGDQLAQVAAHLVGQSPLPFHDHPAPETTTYEGGCLSEIRGQAAAKRILEIAAAGGHSLLLSGPPGAGKSMLASRLPGLVPPLHPKQALEVAAIHSLKQPRPARLFHQRPYRAPHHTASATALVGGGSHPRPGEISLAHHGILFLDELPEFDRRVLEVLREPLETGEVSIARAVQQLTFPARFQLIAAMNPCPCGYLGDPEKGCGYRCDKAKRYQNKLSGPLLDRIDLHLDVPAVEARELLGDRQGETSDTVRARVRQAWQRQWQRQRRLNRELGSDDLDPLLRHHRDWLANVMTRMGLSARALHRSARVARTIADLAGTDTVDRDHLREALSYRQTVADTQ
- a CDS encoding acyl-CoA dehydrogenase family protein, which codes for MDFSLSPELESLRRKVAAFVEAEIMPLENDKANYDDHENFKESVVDALREKAKEAGLWGFQLPKARGGLDVGVAGMAVLYEEAARSPFGPVVFNCAPPDDGTMILLNKILNDEQKERWLQPMIDGKVRSAFAMTEPDGGCGSDPSLTYTSATRDGDNWIIKGRKWFITGAEGAQTFILIAKTSDDPRKGLTAFLFDADQPGWELVRRIPIMGPEEHGGHCELKFDGLVIPDQNRLLEVGDGLKVTQIRLGTARLTHCMRWLGLAKRCMEEAADYVENRMSFGTTLAEHEGVQWMLGDVAKDIEVGRLLTMQAAWKLDQGDFAKKEISMAKIHVADTLHKAADTAIQLCGARGYSKDTLLEWIYRYARQARLVDGASEVHKMVLSRFYLKEKRDFFQWG
- a CDS encoding SDR family oxidoreductase, with translation MSQRFSVTGKRILITGASSGFGAHFAIALAEEGADVVLAARRVDKLEATAEAVRELGREATVVPMDVSDYSSVEAAFADMPAVDVVVNNAGVSHEGPTDELSEEDWDAVVDTNLKGVWAVSKFAIQQWKRDGRPGSLINIASILGLRVGGRVAPYTASKAAVVQLTKSLALDFARYHIRCNAICPGYVETDINRDFFNSPLAEKMLKRIPYRRLGQIDELVGPLLLLASDASSYMTGSVIAVDGGHLCNTL